Proteins encoded within one genomic window of Schaalia sp. HMT-172:
- a CDS encoding histidine phosphatase family protein — protein sequence MKIVLVRHGQTPANRLGALDTVRPGLGLTEEGLAQARRLADRWEGEVAAPPTLIALSGLHRTRLTAAPLAARYGLTPLVCPGIRELRSGDLEMASDPASQMEYVRTTLSWCAGDLDNRMPGGESGREALARSLETVRRVGLAAREQAGEDAVAVFVIHGALTRLLATWLSADIDEALVSKHFMSNAGTTTFEWAPGFAPASASELAKGLHALTWNDRPLDQWA from the coding sequence GTGAAGATTGTGCTGGTACGGCACGGACAGACCCCCGCCAACCGACTGGGGGCCCTTGACACGGTCCGCCCCGGCCTCGGCCTGACCGAGGAGGGCCTGGCGCAGGCGCGCCGCCTCGCGGATCGCTGGGAGGGCGAGGTCGCGGCCCCTCCCACGCTCATCGCCCTGTCCGGCCTGCACCGCACGCGCCTGACGGCCGCGCCGCTGGCCGCTCGTTACGGGCTCACGCCGCTCGTGTGCCCGGGAATCCGCGAGCTGCGCTCGGGCGACCTGGAGATGGCCTCAGACCCCGCCTCTCAGATGGAGTACGTGCGCACGACCCTGTCGTGGTGCGCGGGGGACCTGGATAACCGGATGCCGGGCGGGGAGAGCGGGCGCGAGGCCCTGGCCCGCTCCCTGGAGACCGTGCGCCGCGTGGGACTGGCCGCCCGCGAACAGGCGGGGGAGGACGCCGTCGCGGTGTTCGTCATCCACGGCGCGCTCACGCGCCTGCTGGCCACATGGCTGTCGGCCGACATTGACGAGGCCCTCGTGTCGAAGCACTTCATGTCGAACGCGGGCACGACCACCTTCGAGTGGGCTCCCGGCTTCGCCCCGGCCTCGGCCTCCGAGCTGGCCAAGGGCCTGCACGCCCTGACCTGGAACGACCGTCCCCTCGATCAGTGGGCCTGA
- a CDS encoding tetratricopeptide repeat protein — protein sequence MAAQLCDDLSKIGWYTGFLPSTTEVTDEELAALAAVTTELLVVVDYAEEARRGLIARVVRKLRARESATRIVLTARGADAWWEEFREEAEQDGTVLSNTLSLSIRGKQQVERDPWFFGRMYRRAVQRFSHDLNGVVPTDVEVPDYLGDTALDVVLRAWLAVCGDNDRAQEAMPTREELYDKVLSIEFARWRKEPKLGRISRDHLRRAAATLSLLAPKRDTDEIDDVLSRLPEWSQEHLLRSRFAELLVQSLLRDDGAEAVSLRPDPVAEHLILEVFGKNPDLLDRVLPQGPVQLPGLDDPDAEDSVVTRALEMGQQVRNACVTLTRASSLDREVALRLARRALRERPFLWKEALDVALAQGGPLAPALEALIESGATLPLGEIDDAIPAGHPALAGAALAATRRLATSAERSPEEQAHWANNLSIRLSDVGERAAALVAACVAVELYRGLAEASPAAYAPDLAMSLNNLANRLSEVGERNEALEAAREAVRLRRALAEASPVAYTPNLATSLNNLANRLSEVGERNEALEAAREAVRLRRALAEASPAAYTPDLAMSLNNLANRFSAVGNRNAALEAAREAVELYRGLAEASPAAYTPNLAASLTNLANILSAVGERNEALEAAREAVRLRRVLAEASPAAYTPNLAASLNNLANILSAVGERNEALEAAREAVELYRGLAEASPAAYAPDLAASLNNLANILSEVGERNEALEAAREAVELYRGLAEASPVAYTPRLAGSLTNLAIRLSEVGERNEALEAAREAVELYRGLAEASPAAYTPRLAGSLTNLANILSEVGERNEALEAAREAVELYRGLAEASPAAYAPDLAMSLTNLANILSEVGERNEALEAAREAVELYRGLAEASPQAYAPDLAGSLNNLANILSEVGERNEALVAAREAVRLRRVLAEASPAAYAPDLAMSLNNLAAFLSEVGERNEALEAAREAVELYRGLAEASPAAYTPDLAMSLTNLANILSEVGERNEALEAAREAVRLRRALAEASPAAYTPDLATSLNNLANILSEMGKQDEALEAAREAVRLRRVLAEASPAAYTPNLATSLTNLANILSEVGKQDEALEAAREAVRLRRALSEASPAAYTPNLAASLTNLANILSEVGKQDEALEAAREAVELYRGLAEASPQAYTLNLAMLLTNLAIRLSAVGERNEALEIFVEGVDCFSPAVRARLLVARAHWRDDGGEAGDVVAAAREADSTDDPVLLGPVRRMIARAVTDAGITDTGLPRWAIVDAESATSRIEGWLECSDLAQRAAFLEAQWSSPSASERATLAALAELYVDRPPVAELAALVEHIADEGIQAVTTDLRTHHRARLLARDWREAHVNGRGASFLREHTRGNPDASRGEDQISEGDKQEPEEWEKDLGDPDMRTQVLQVLAATLPEAEAASMESVLTLAELTDPRTAYDAHGSDEGAEDTLRELLEARNWRAMVTILGVRPSVAESTYGRIARLLSAAVNDEPVQRLRELYEHANAEMDAIHRRQLQALLDKALGTDQSPKSFFDLLLWVKE from the coding sequence ATGGCTGCGCAGCTGTGCGACGATCTGTCCAAGATCGGATGGTACACGGGGTTTTTGCCTTCGACGACCGAGGTGACGGATGAGGAGCTGGCTGCTCTCGCGGCGGTAACCACGGAGCTGTTGGTGGTGGTGGACTACGCCGAGGAAGCTCGGCGAGGTCTCATCGCACGGGTGGTTCGTAAGCTGCGGGCGAGGGAATCGGCGACCCGGATCGTGTTGACAGCGCGTGGCGCCGACGCGTGGTGGGAGGAGTTCCGCGAGGAGGCGGAGCAAGACGGAACCGTACTGAGTAACACGCTGTCACTGTCCATTCGGGGCAAGCAACAGGTGGAGAGGGATCCGTGGTTCTTCGGACGCATGTATCGCAGGGCGGTACAGCGTTTCTCCCATGATCTCAATGGTGTTGTTCCGACAGACGTTGAGGTTCCCGACTACCTGGGGGACACCGCTCTTGACGTGGTGTTGAGGGCCTGGCTTGCCGTGTGCGGCGACAATGATAGGGCTCAGGAGGCTATGCCGACCCGGGAAGAGCTCTACGACAAAGTACTGTCGATTGAGTTTGCTCGGTGGCGTAAGGAGCCGAAACTGGGAAGGATCAGCCGTGACCACCTGCGTCGTGCGGCTGCCACACTCAGCCTGCTAGCCCCGAAGCGGGACACAGATGAGATCGACGACGTCCTGAGCAGATTGCCAGAGTGGAGTCAGGAGCATCTGCTCCGCAGTCGTTTCGCAGAACTGCTTGTCCAATCCCTCTTGCGTGATGACGGTGCTGAGGCCGTGAGCCTGCGGCCCGATCCGGTTGCCGAACACCTCATCCTGGAGGTATTCGGAAAGAATCCGGACCTGCTGGATCGGGTGCTTCCACAGGGTCCGGTGCAGCTACCTGGCTTAGACGACCCCGATGCTGAGGACTCGGTTGTTACGCGTGCGCTTGAGATGGGCCAACAGGTGCGCAACGCGTGCGTGACCCTCACACGGGCCTCCTCTCTCGATAGAGAGGTGGCACTTCGCCTGGCCCGGCGTGCTCTCCGTGAGAGGCCATTCCTGTGGAAGGAGGCACTGGACGTCGCGCTCGCTCAGGGAGGACCGCTGGCACCCGCTCTCGAAGCGCTCATCGAATCAGGTGCGACCCTGCCACTCGGTGAGATTGATGATGCGATTCCTGCCGGGCACCCGGCGTTGGCAGGAGCTGCCTTGGCGGCGACCAGGCGCCTTGCGACTTCCGCTGAGCGGAGTCCGGAGGAACAGGCACACTGGGCCAATAACCTGTCCATTCGTCTGTCCGACGTTGGCGAGCGAGCAGCGGCGTTGGTGGCGGCCTGCGTGGCGGTGGAGCTGTATCGCGGGCTGGCTGAGGCTTCCCCGGCGGCCTACGCCCCCGACCTGGCAATGTCGTTGAATAACCTGGCGAATCGTTTGTCGGAGGTGGGGGAGCGGAATGAGGCGTTGGAGGCTGCCCGCGAGGCGGTGCGTTTGCGCCGAGCGCTCGCTGAGGCTTCCCCGGTGGCCTACACCCCGAACCTGGCTACGTCGTTGAATAACCTGGCGAATCGTTTGTCGGAGGTGGGGGAGCGGAATGAGGCGTTGGAGGCTGCCCGGGAGGCGGTGCGTTTGCGCCGAGCGCTCGCTGAGGCTTCCCCGGCAGCTTACACCCCCGACCTGGCAATGTCGTTGAATAACCTGGCGAATCGTTTCTCGGCGGTGGGAAATCGGAACGCGGCGTTGGAGGCGGCCCGCGAGGCAGTGGAGCTGTATCGCGGGCTGGCTGAGGCTTCCCCGGCGGCCTACACCCCGAACCTGGCTGCGTCGTTGACTAACCTGGCGAACATTTTGTCGGCGGTGGGGGAGCGGAATGAGGCGTTGGAGGCTGCCCGCGAGGCGGTGCGTTTGCGCCGAGTGCTGGCTGAGGCTTCCCCGGCGGCCTACACCCCGAACCTGGCTGCGTCGTTGAATAACCTGGCGAACATTTTGTCGGCGGTGGGGGAGCGGAATGAGGCGTTGGAGGCTGCCCGCGAGGCGGTGGAGCTGTATCGTGGGCTGGCTGAGGCTTCCCCGGCGGCCTACGCCCCCGACCTGGCTGCGTCGTTGAATAACCTGGCGAACATTTTGTCGGAGGTGGGGGAGCGGAATGAGGCGTTGGAGGCGGCTCGTGAGGCGGTGGAGCTGTATCGTGGGCTGGCTGAGGCTTCCCCGGTGGCCTACACCCCGCGCCTGGCTGGGTCGTTGACTAACCTGGCGATTCGTTTGTCGGAGGTGGGGGAGCGGAATGAGGCGTTGGAGGCGGCTCGTGAGGCGGTGGAGCTGTATCGTGGGCTGGCTGAGGCTTCCCCGGCGGCCTACACCCCGCGCCTGGCTGGGTCGTTGACTAACCTGGCGAACATTTTGTCGGAGGTGGGGGAGCGGAATGAGGCGTTGGAGGCGGCTCGTGAGGCGGTGGAGCTGTATCGTGGGCTGGCTGAGGCTTCCCCGGCGGCCTACGCCCCCGACCTGGCAATGTCGTTGACTAACCTGGCGAACATTTTGTCGGAGGTGGGGGAGCGGAATGAGGCGTTGGAGGCGGCTCGTGAGGCGGTGGAGCTGTATCGTGGGCTGGCTGAGGCTTCCCCGCAGGCCTACGCCCCCGACCTGGCTGGGTCGTTGAATAACCTGGCGAACATTTTGTCGGAGGTGGGGGAGCGGAATGAGGCGTTGGTGGCGGCTCGTGAGGCGGTGCGTTTGCGCCGAGTGCTGGCTGAGGCTTCCCCGGCGGCTTACGCCCCCGACCTGGCAATGTCGTTGAATAACCTGGCGGCCTTTTTGTCGGAGGTGGGGGAGCGGAATGAGGCGTTGGAGGCTGCCCGCGAGGCGGTGGAGCTGTATCGTGGGCTGGCTGAGGCTTCCCCGGCGGCCTACACCCCCGACCTGGCAATGTCGTTGACTAACCTGGCGAACATTTTGTCGGAGGTGGGGGAGCGGAATGAGGCGTTGGAGGCTGCCCGCGAGGCGGTGCGTTTGCGCCGAGCGCTGGCCGAGGCTTCCCCGGCAGCCTACACCCCCGACCTGGCAACGTCGTTGAATAACCTGGCGAACATTTTGTCGGAGATGGGAAAGCAGGATGAGGCGTTGGAGGCTGCCCGCGAGGCGGTGCGTTTGCGCCGAGTGCTGGCTGAGGCTTCCCCGGCAGCCTACACCCCGAACCTGGCAACGTCGTTGACTAACCTGGCGAACATTTTGTCGGAGGTGGGAAAGCAGGATGAGGCGTTGGAGGCTGCCCGCGAGGCGGTGCGTTTGCGCCGAGCGCTGTCCGAGGCTTCCCCGGCGGCCTACACCCCGAACCTGGCTGCGTCGTTGACTAACCTGGCGAACATTTTGTCGGAGGTGGGAAAGCAGGATGAGGCGTTGGAGGCTGCCCGCGAGGCGGTGGAGCTGTATCGCGGGCTGGCTGAGGCTTCCCCGCAGGCCTACACCCTGAACCTGGCAATGTTGTTGACTAACCTGGCGATTCGTTTGTCGGCGGTGGGGGAGCGGAATGAGGCGTTGGAGATCTTCGTTGAAGGCGTTGATTGCTTCTCGCCAGCTGTGCGTGCCCGCTTGCTGGTGGCTAGGGCCCACTGGCGTGACGACGGCGGAGAAGCGGGGGATGTCGTCGCGGCGGCCCGGGAAGCAGACTCCACTGATGATCCGGTGCTCCTGGGCCCGGTGCGCCGCATGATCGCCCGAGCGGTCACCGATGCGGGAATAACGGACACGGGTCTTCCCCGCTGGGCCATCGTCGACGCTGAGTCGGCGACTTCCAGGATTGAGGGATGGCTCGAGTGTAGCGATCTAGCGCAGCGGGCGGCTTTTCTCGAAGCGCAGTGGAGCTCGCCGTCGGCCTCGGAGAGAGCAACGCTGGCCGCCCTTGCCGAGCTGTACGTGGACCGTCCCCCTGTTGCCGAGCTCGCTGCCCTCGTGGAGCACATCGCTGACGAGGGTATACAGGCCGTCACAACCGATCTGCGGACCCATCACCGAGCTCGGCTGCTTGCGCGCGACTGGCGTGAGGCTCACGTGAACGGGAGAGGAGCAAGCTTCCTGCGCGAGCACACGAGGGGCAACCCCGATGCGTCGCGCGGCGAAGATCAGATCAGCGAGGGTGACAAGCAAGAGCCAGAGGAATGGGAGAAAGACCTAGGCGACCCCGACATGAGAACCCAAGTCCTCCAGGTGCTGGCGGCAACGCTCCCGGAGGCTGAGGCAGCCAGTATGGAGAGTGTTCTGACGCTTGCGGAACTCACGGATCCGAGAACCGCCTACGATGCGCACGGCAGCGACGAGGGCGCCGAAGACACGCTCAGAGAGCTGCTCGAGGCGCGCAATTGGCGGGCGATGGTCACCATCCTCGGAGTGCGCCCGTCCGTGGCGGAGTCGACCTACGGGCGTATCGCCCGTCTGCTGTCTGCAGCCGTCAACGACGAACCCGTACAGAGGCTGCGCGAACTCTACGAGCATGCGAACGCGGAGATGGACGCGATCCACCGCAGGCAGCTCCAGGCCCTGCTCGACAAGGCCCTCGGAACCGACCAAAGCCCGAAATCGTTTTTTGATCTTCTCCTTTGGGTCAAGGAGTAG
- a CDS encoding acyltransferase, producing the protein MSRSLPLVVVIPGIGGSKLADASGTIVYRDGLGPLLSVVRDPSVLDPNNELRPVGLIGHCSVICWQLMTGYDGLLNGISKGLGLPPDRVVTAGEELVDPDATVVAFPYDFRRSVEHIANDLDRVVRARAQGRRVVLVAHSMGGLVAAWWWAFLSEGIDVAEIITLGTPYRGAAKALNVLVNGMRIGPYVPQAVTDTVRTWDSVFDLLPHYQVVDGNDKYRYPYELPSGITSAITGFSGKALNAYQKNRCLHDALVNKVAESGRNPFTVYYSQGHATLGHASIDTHSDQLVVAKGNPRAFHASWDGGDGTVPMFSTIPRVVERDVSRWRRLAGKHQDLVEEKSVFGHVSEYARDRLPAAARGARRHDVDAYLQLDLDDVVLAGTDAEVRLRVVDKAGSVLDVGNVGGNVGGKRFLANRRDDGWWSAQLPALEEGVHSLMLSATGVPNVDRLVLKTQVGAAS; encoded by the coding sequence ATGTCCCGTTCCCTGCCACTGGTCGTCGTCATTCCCGGTATCGGGGGAAGTAAACTCGCGGATGCGTCTGGCACAATCGTCTATAGAGATGGTTTGGGTCCTCTCCTCAGCGTGGTGCGAGATCCGAGCGTGCTCGATCCGAACAACGAGCTGCGCCCGGTCGGACTCATCGGGCACTGTTCGGTGATATGTTGGCAACTCATGACCGGCTACGACGGATTGCTGAACGGTATCAGCAAGGGACTGGGACTACCCCCTGACCGCGTCGTAACCGCCGGTGAGGAACTGGTCGACCCTGACGCGACCGTGGTCGCTTTTCCATACGATTTCCGCCGGTCGGTGGAACATATCGCCAATGATTTGGACCGTGTGGTGCGCGCGCGGGCGCAGGGACGGCGCGTAGTGCTCGTCGCGCACTCGATGGGCGGCCTGGTTGCCGCGTGGTGGTGGGCTTTCCTTAGCGAAGGTATCGATGTCGCTGAGATCATTACGCTAGGAACACCATATCGAGGTGCTGCGAAGGCTCTCAATGTCTTGGTTAATGGGATGCGCATCGGGCCATATGTGCCTCAGGCTGTTACTGACACGGTGAGGACATGGGATTCCGTCTTCGATCTGCTGCCCCACTACCAGGTTGTCGACGGGAATGATAAGTACCGGTACCCGTACGAATTGCCTTCCGGCATCACGTCGGCCATCACTGGGTTCTCAGGCAAAGCGCTCAACGCCTATCAGAAGAACCGATGTTTGCATGATGCGCTGGTCAATAAGGTTGCAGAGAGTGGGCGCAATCCCTTCACTGTCTACTACTCGCAGGGACACGCGACTCTGGGGCACGCCAGCATCGATACTCACTCGGATCAACTCGTGGTGGCCAAGGGAAACCCGCGAGCTTTCCACGCGAGCTGGGATGGTGGCGACGGGACGGTTCCGATGTTCTCGACAATTCCCCGCGTCGTGGAAAGAGATGTTTCCCGGTGGCGGCGACTGGCTGGCAAGCATCAAGACCTTGTGGAAGAGAAGTCGGTGTTTGGGCATGTGTCGGAGTATGCGCGGGATCGTTTGCCCGCTGCGGCCAGGGGGGCTCGCCGACATGACGTCGATGCATACCTGCAGCTCGATCTCGACGATGTCGTGCTCGCGGGCACTGACGCTGAGGTGAGGCTGCGCGTGGTAGACAAGGCTGGCAGTGTATTGGATGTGGGGAATGTCGGCGGCAACGTCGGCGGTAAACGGTTCCTGGCGAACCGCCGTGACGACGGGTGGTGGTCGGCTCAGCTTCCGGCGCTGGAGGAGGGCGTGCACTCGTTGATGTTGTCCGCGACGGGTGTGCCCAACGTCGATCGTCTTGTGTTGAAGACGCAGGTGGGGGCAGCTTCGTGA